One Acidobacteriota bacterium genomic window carries:
- a CDS encoding type II toxin-antitoxin system prevent-host-death family antitoxin has protein sequence MSVLESVNIAEAKARLPELVDRAARGEEIVIARNGEPRARLVPLAPPVRRVAGRGKGQWRVRGDFNEPLPEGLLDAFEGRRT, from the coding sequence ATGAGTGTCCTCGAATCCGTCAACATCGCTGAGGCGAAGGCGCGACTGCCAGAGCTGGTCGATCGCGCGGCTCGCGGTGAGGAAATCGTCATCGCGCGCAACGGCGAGCCGCGAGCGCGACTCGTTCCGCTGGCTCCTCCCGTGCGCCGTGTGGCGGGGCGTGGCAAGGGCCAGTGGCGCGTGCGCGGCGACTTCAACGAGCCCTTGCCGGAGGGCCTGCTCGACGCCTTCGAAGGCCGGCGGACGTGA
- the lon gene encoding endopeptidase La yields MADANVQEPQEPQLPSRLPVLPLRSTVVFPLTVQPLAVNRAVSVDAVNRALAGDRMLVLVMQVGDADDPQPNQLRKVGTVAVIRQMAKGAMGLQILVEGVSRVRLDEVTRDGNVMDAAISPAPEPDASGLEIDAYLRSLRDLVEKAFSLATGLSPDLRSIVSGIDEPLRLVYLLATLIDMKPEDKQLLLEQDDLRVKLSAITSALKREVELLELKGKIESQAQQEMSDAQRQYYLRQQLKAIQSELGEEEGQEIAELRKRIDDAKLPDAVLKQAMREVDRLERMSQASPEYQMLRTYLDWLLEVPWSVTTEDRLDPRAARVVLDEDHYDLDKIKDRIVEYLAVRKLKNDMKGPILCFAGPPGVGKTSLGQSIARAMNRKFVRISLGGVRDEAEIRGHRRTYIGSMPGRLVQALKQAGSMNPVFMLDEIDKMQPGGFSGDPASAMLEVLDPAQNHTFRDHYIEVPVDLSKVLFIATANNLSSVHPALLDRMEIISLSGYTEEDKAHIARRYLVPRQMKEHGLPEDGLDLTDGALSRVLREYTREAGVRGLERQIGTIARKLAARVAGVETARQAESGTGQATPATGNGQPATDQEAPATGARPPATGQEAPATDARPPATGQEAPATGTRPPATGQAAPGVAEVTNATPITADAAAPPAADVVVTPVVALDAPFVVNAADVPEYLGPPKIKNDAPFRLSRPGVVTGLAWTETGGDVLYVEATLLPGGKGQLVLTGQLGSVMQESARAALSHVRSRADALGIPTDLFGTHDLHLHVPAGAIPKDGPSAGVTMATAILSAARQTPVTPDVAMTGEITLSGLVLPVGGIKEKALAARRQGIKTMILPAQNEDDLDELSPEARREMTFRPVATFEEVVAIALGPIEPQASSDTPAAPAEPVVAG; encoded by the coding sequence GTGGCAGACGCCAACGTCCAGGAACCACAGGAACCTCAGCTGCCCTCGCGCCTGCCGGTGCTCCCGCTGCGCAGCACCGTCGTGTTCCCGCTGACGGTCCAGCCGCTCGCGGTGAACCGCGCGGTGTCGGTGGATGCCGTGAATCGCGCCCTCGCCGGCGACCGCATGCTCGTGCTGGTGATGCAGGTGGGCGACGCCGACGACCCTCAGCCGAACCAGCTCCGCAAGGTCGGCACCGTGGCCGTCATCCGCCAGATGGCCAAGGGCGCGATGGGCCTGCAGATTCTGGTCGAGGGCGTGTCGCGCGTGCGTCTCGACGAGGTGACGCGCGACGGCAACGTCATGGACGCCGCCATCTCTCCGGCGCCGGAGCCAGACGCCTCGGGCCTCGAGATCGACGCCTACCTGCGCTCGCTCCGCGACCTCGTCGAGAAGGCGTTCTCGCTGGCCACGGGCCTGTCGCCCGACCTGCGATCGATCGTGTCTGGCATCGACGAGCCGCTGCGGCTGGTCTACCTGCTGGCCACGCTCATCGACATGAAGCCCGAGGACAAGCAACTCCTCCTCGAGCAGGACGACCTTCGCGTGAAACTGAGCGCGATCACGTCGGCGCTCAAGCGCGAGGTGGAACTCCTCGAACTCAAGGGCAAGATCGAGTCGCAGGCGCAGCAGGAGATGAGCGACGCGCAGCGGCAGTACTACCTGCGCCAGCAGCTCAAGGCGATCCAGTCCGAGCTCGGCGAAGAGGAAGGCCAGGAGATCGCCGAACTGCGCAAGCGGATCGACGATGCGAAGCTGCCCGATGCGGTCCTCAAGCAGGCCATGCGCGAGGTGGACCGCCTCGAGCGCATGTCGCAGGCGTCGCCCGAGTATCAGATGCTCCGCACGTACCTCGACTGGCTGCTCGAGGTCCCGTGGAGCGTGACGACCGAGGACCGTCTCGATCCGCGCGCCGCGCGCGTCGTGCTCGACGAGGATCACTACGATCTCGACAAGATCAAGGACCGCATCGTCGAGTACCTCGCGGTGCGGAAGCTGAAGAACGACATGAAGGGCCCGATTCTGTGCTTCGCCGGCCCTCCGGGCGTGGGCAAGACGTCGCTCGGCCAGTCGATCGCCCGTGCGATGAACCGGAAGTTCGTGCGCATCTCGCTCGGCGGCGTGCGCGACGAGGCGGAGATTCGTGGGCATCGACGCACCTACATCGGATCGATGCCCGGTCGGCTCGTGCAGGCCCTGAAGCAGGCCGGCTCCATGAACCCCGTGTTCATGCTCGACGAAATCGACAAGATGCAGCCCGGCGGCTTCTCCGGTGATCCGGCGTCGGCGATGCTGGAGGTGCTCGATCCGGCGCAGAACCATACGTTCCGCGACCACTACATCGAAGTACCGGTGGACCTGTCGAAGGTGCTGTTCATCGCCACGGCGAACAATCTGTCCTCAGTGCACCCGGCGCTGCTCGATCGCATGGAGATCATCAGCCTGAGCGGCTACACCGAGGAGGACAAGGCGCACATCGCGCGGCGGTATCTGGTGCCGCGGCAGATGAAGGAGCACGGCCTGCCCGAGGACGGCCTCGACCTCACCGACGGCGCGCTGAGCCGCGTGCTCCGCGAGTACACGCGGGAAGCCGGCGTACGCGGGCTCGAACGGCAGATCGGGACGATTGCACGCAAGCTCGCCGCGCGCGTGGCGGGAGTGGAGACCGCGCGCCAGGCCGAGTCGGGCACCGGGCAGGCAACACCGGCAACCGGCAACGGGCAACCGGCAACCGATCAGGAAGCGCCGGCAACGGGCGCCCGGCCACCGGCAACCGGGCAGGAAGCGCCAGCAACGGACGCCCGGCCACCGGCAACCGGGCAGGAAGCGCCGGCAACAGGCACCCGGCCACCGGCAACCGGGCAGGCAGCACCGGGTGTGGCAGAGGTCACCAATGCAACTCCGATTACAGCTGACGCGGCGGCACCACCAGCGGCGGACGTGGTCGTGACGCCGGTCGTCGCGCTCGACGCGCCGTTTGTCGTGAACGCCGCAGACGTGCCCGAGTATCTCGGTCCGCCGAAGATCAAGAACGATGCGCCGTTCAGGCTGTCGCGTCCCGGCGTGGTCACCGGGCTGGCGTGGACCGAAACCGGTGGCGACGTGCTGTATGTCGAAGCGACGCTGCTTCCCGGCGGCAAGGGTCAGCTCGTACTCACGGGACAACTCGGCAGCGTGATGCAGGAGTCGGCACGCGCGGCGCTGAGTCACGTGCGCTCGCGCGCCGACGCCCTCGGCATCCCCACCGATCTCTTCGGCACGCACGATCTCCACCTGCACGTGCCCGCGGGGGCCATCCCCAAGGACGGTCCGTCGGCGGGCGTGACGATGGCGACGGCGATCCTATCGGCGGCACGTCAGACGCCGGTGACACCAGACGTCGCGATGACCGGCGAGATCACGCTGAGCGGACTCGTGCTGCCCGTGGGCGGCATCAAGGAGAAGGCGCTCGCCGCCAGGCGGCAGGGTATCAAGACGATGATCCTGCCGGCGCAGAACGAGGACGACCTCGACGAGCTCTCGCCTGAGGCACGTCGCGAGATGACGTTCAGGCCGGTGGCCACGTTCGAGGAGGTCGTCGCGATCGCGCTGGGTCCGATCGAGCCGCAGGCATCGTCAGACACGCCAGCCGCGCCTGCCGAACCCGTCGTCGCCGGCTGA
- a CDS encoding DinB family protein: MFTMRPAPGECGAYFVRYVACIGDGEWQARLDAQPADYRALLAGVDDDTAALPLAPGKWSLLDVMGHVADTERVFAFRLLWFARGDGAPLPGFDQDAWASQTAGHPRTLAGLLDDFEAVRHSTLTLLRGLPDEVADRRGVASDTPLSVRALAWLIPGHAEHHLRLLANSGNGQPATGNR; encoded by the coding sequence ATGTTCACCATGCGTCCGGCGCCTGGGGAATGCGGGGCGTACTTCGTGCGCTACGTCGCCTGCATCGGCGACGGCGAGTGGCAGGCGCGCCTCGACGCGCAGCCGGCCGACTACCGCGCGCTGCTGGCGGGCGTGGACGATGACACGGCGGCGCTGCCGCTGGCGCCGGGGAAGTGGTCGCTGCTCGACGTGATGGGCCATGTGGCGGACACCGAGCGCGTGTTCGCGTTCCGCCTGCTCTGGTTCGCGCGCGGCGACGGGGCGCCGCTCCCGGGATTCGATCAGGATGCCTGGGCGTCGCAGACCGCGGGCCATCCGCGTACGCTCGCCGGCCTCCTCGACGATTTCGAGGCCGTGCGCCACTCGACACTCACGCTGTTGCGGGGCCTGCCGGACGAGGTCGCCGACCGCCGGGGCGTGGCGAGCGACACGCCCCTGTCGGTGCGCGCGCTCGCCTGGCTCATCCCCGGCCACGCCGAGCATCATCTGCGGCTGCTGGCAAATTCCGGCAACGGGCAACCGGCAACGGGCAACCGGTAG
- a CDS encoding tetratricopeptide repeat protein: MRIQACAAAVAMAGALGVWLPTVSAAQEKQKFRARDIPRLMEEADKFIAANELPKAEAYLKAIIEVDPKQAQAAFKLANVCERQNDQDCALLNYQLALASLTGTQKAQAHAGLAAGHVRAGRDTDAAEHAKAAVGLDPSLAGAHIILAESLVRLKSPDAVGAAQAAAAAAPDNPAAHRALGDALVAADRAADAEAPLRRAIELDPKLVAAHVQLTMILQARGDVDGVIASATRVIDLEPSRTEMFALRGRANLTKGQTDAALRDLHAAAAAGSKDATLHLAIAKMHHDGRQLDLAAQYYQSATQLDGQLADAWLGLSEVHVARNDFASAREPITRAVGVAPGKANAQYLLGLLREQEQQYDAALEALAKAIGIDATLSGAYHAQGRLLRTHRKDTAGGLASLRKAAELDAGNPAVLTDLAAALYEGKQNDQVVAILEKVTTAPGYANPVGYLVFGAALMDKGAYGDAVPLLTRAAELEPKWAEAHRRAAWALFGSIKKGCPCGPEDEQRVKQMKTHFDQMVALGAADPNLKTRVDALVDGQKVR, translated from the coding sequence ATGCGTATCCAGGCATGCGCCGCCGCCGTTGCCATGGCAGGCGCGCTCGGAGTGTGGTTGCCAACCGTGTCGGCGGCGCAGGAGAAGCAGAAATTCCGCGCGCGCGACATTCCCCGGCTCATGGAAGAGGCCGACAAGTTCATCGCCGCCAACGAGCTTCCGAAAGCGGAGGCCTATCTCAAGGCCATCATCGAGGTCGACCCGAAACAGGCGCAGGCCGCATTCAAGCTGGCGAATGTGTGCGAGCGGCAGAACGACCAGGACTGCGCGCTGCTCAACTACCAGCTCGCGCTCGCGAGTCTCACCGGCACGCAGAAGGCACAGGCGCACGCGGGCCTGGCCGCCGGACATGTGCGGGCCGGGCGCGATACCGACGCCGCCGAGCATGCCAAGGCGGCAGTCGGCCTGGACCCGTCCCTTGCCGGGGCGCACATCATCCTCGCCGAGTCGCTCGTGCGGCTGAAGAGTCCCGATGCCGTGGGTGCCGCGCAGGCCGCCGCGGCGGCCGCCCCTGACAATCCGGCCGCCCACCGCGCGCTCGGTGACGCGCTCGTCGCCGCCGATCGCGCGGCGGACGCCGAAGCGCCCCTGCGACGCGCCATCGAGCTGGATCCGAAACTCGTGGCCGCGCACGTCCAGTTGACGATGATTCTGCAGGCCAGGGGCGACGTCGATGGCGTCATCGCGTCGGCCACGCGGGTGATCGATCTGGAGCCCTCGCGCACCGAGATGTTCGCGCTGCGCGGGCGGGCGAACCTGACGAAGGGACAGACGGATGCTGCGCTGCGGGACCTGCACGCAGCCGCCGCGGCCGGCTCGAAGGACGCCACGCTCCACCTGGCCATCGCGAAGATGCATCACGACGGGCGGCAACTCGATCTCGCCGCGCAGTACTACCAGAGCGCAACGCAACTGGACGGCCAACTGGCCGACGCGTGGCTGGGCCTGAGTGAGGTACACGTGGCCCGCAACGACTTTGCGTCGGCCCGCGAGCCCATCACGCGCGCCGTCGGAGTGGCGCCTGGCAAGGCCAACGCACAGTACCTGCTCGGGTTGCTGCGCGAGCAGGAGCAGCAGTACGACGCGGCGCTCGAGGCCCTGGCCAAGGCCATCGGGATCGATGCCACTCTGTCGGGCGCGTACCATGCGCAGGGCAGGCTCCTGCGCACGCATCGGAAGGACACGGCCGGCGGCCTCGCGAGCCTGCGAAAGGCCGCCGAGCTCGATGCCGGGAACCCAGCTGTCCTCACCGACCTCGCCGCGGCGCTCTACGAGGGCAAGCAGAACGATCAGGTCGTCGCGATCCTCGAGAAGGTCACCACGGCGCCGGGCTACGCCAATCCGGTCGGCTACCTGGTGTTCGGGGCGGCACTGATGGACAAGGGCGCGTACGGCGATGCGGTACCGCTCCTGACCAGGGCCGCAGAGCTCGAGCCGAAGTGGGCCGAGGCGCATCGCCGCGCCGCCTGGGCGTTGTTCGGCTCGATCAAGAAGGGCTGTCCCTGTGGCCCGGAGGACGAGCAGCGCGTCAAGCAGATGAAGACGCACTTCGACCAGATGGTCGCACTCGGTGCCGCCGATCCGAACCTCAAGACGCGCGTCGACGCGCTCGTGGACGGACAGAAGGTACGCTGA